In one Komagataeibacter sp. FNDCR2 genomic region, the following are encoded:
- a CDS encoding AEC family transporter, translating to MLNNLLIVLPIFALILTGWIARKSGALGPNATREVNRLVVYLALPAVLFDIVANAKMTDLWEPGFIAAFTLGCFIVFAGTLWWRVSTGHHLADAAIDGLNASYANTGFVGFPLVLSLVGDTGMAPTLIATIVTVCVLFVIAIVLIEAGLQTEARPRDIVAKTLFSLVKNPLLVAPALGGLVMVSGGHLPEPIHAFLKLLGGAASPCALIALGLFLAGNSAGAASARPSTAAILVGLKLIAQPLVTWVIAAPVLHLPPAMTHIAVLLAALPTGTGSFMLAEFYDREAALTGRVVLASTVFSIATISLYLAFAPV from the coding sequence ATGCTGAACAATCTGCTGATCGTCCTGCCTATCTTTGCCCTCATCCTCACCGGATGGATCGCACGCAAATCAGGTGCGCTTGGCCCGAATGCCACGCGTGAGGTCAATCGGCTCGTAGTCTATCTTGCGCTGCCCGCGGTGCTGTTCGACATCGTGGCGAATGCAAAAATGACTGATCTGTGGGAGCCGGGATTCATTGCGGCGTTCACGCTTGGCTGTTTTATCGTGTTTGCCGGGACGCTGTGGTGGCGGGTATCAACAGGACATCATCTTGCCGATGCCGCCATTGACGGACTGAACGCGAGCTATGCCAATACGGGGTTCGTCGGCTTCCCGCTCGTCCTGTCTCTTGTCGGCGATACCGGCATGGCACCGACGCTTATCGCCACGATCGTGACGGTCTGTGTGCTGTTTGTCATAGCGATCGTTTTGATCGAGGCCGGATTGCAGACCGAAGCACGGCCGCGCGATATCGTCGCGAAAACGCTCTTTTCGCTGGTAAAAAATCCATTGCTGGTGGCGCCAGCACTTGGTGGCCTTGTCATGGTATCGGGTGGCCACCTACCGGAACCCATTCATGCCTTCCTGAAGCTTCTCGGCGGGGCAGCATCCCCTTGCGCCCTGATCGCCCTCGGTCTGTTCCTTGCCGGGAATTCGGCTGGTGCCGCGTCTGCACGCCCGTCGACTGCCGCCATTCTTGTCGGCCTGAAGCTGATCGCCCAGCCTCTGGTTACGTGGGTCATCGCAGCGCCCGTGCTCCACCTGCCTCCAGCAATGACACATATTGCCGTGCTTCTTGCCGCACTGCCCACGGGAACCGGATCGTTCATGCTGGCGGAATTCTATGATCGGGAGGCCGCCCTTACCGGACGGGTCGTTCTGGCCTCCACGGTGTTCTCGATTGCAACGATCTCGCTCTATCTCGCCTTTGCGCCCGTGTAG